One region of Candidatus Peribacteraceae bacterium genomic DNA includes:
- a CDS encoding NUDIX hydrolase, translating to MNTLLSSQELFSGHGWKITLDSAPLPDGRVKEAGRGHRPDVVHILAFPTATTVLMLREFRPFYGKYLWLIPSGKVNKETDPLAAAQRELQEESGFRSEELVFYCLARHTDNLESRNYIYTARKLVKDPLPQDKNELIEVHEMPLDDALQKVLSDEFAHLATAYALLRYAREHRV from the coding sequence ATGAATACTCTCCTTTCGTCTCAAGAGCTCTTCTCCGGCCACGGATGGAAGATCACCTTGGATTCCGCGCCGTTGCCGGACGGACGGGTGAAGGAGGCGGGAAGGGGGCACAGGCCGGACGTGGTGCATATTCTTGCATTTCCCACGGCAACGACCGTTCTCATGCTCAGGGAATTCCGCCCGTTCTACGGCAAGTACCTCTGGCTGATTCCCAGCGGCAAAGTAAATAAGGAAACGGATCCGCTGGCGGCTGCCCAGCGTGAATTGCAGGAAGAGTCCGGATTCCGGTCGGAAGAATTGGTGTTCTACTGCTTGGCGCGCCACACCGATAACTTGGAATCCAGGAATTACATCTACACTGCCCGGAAACTCGTCAAAGATCCGCTACCTCAAGACAAGAACGAGCTCATCGAAGTTCACGAGATGCCGCTCGACGACGCACTGCAGAAAGTCCTCTCCGATGAGTTTGCGCACCTCGCTACGGCGTATGCGCTTCTGCGGTATGCGCGTGAGCACCGAGTGTGA
- the dnaB gene encoding replicative DNA helicase, with product MVQTLTAPPAAARTVTPIEAQPHSLEAERTVLGALLLDPEAIVKVSDLLVPDDFYDPVHRLIYKAIADLFQQHEPIDFITVTSKLSDVKKVQDIGGSAFLAEMASAVPTSSHVYQYAQIVKTKAVHRRIIEAGQKISGLGFDVERPVADLLDEVERTVFAITNTFLKEKFMHIREVLGMRYEKFAELHEAKDDEHVKGVPTGFHALDYKLSGFQPSDLIVLAARPSMGKTSLALNIAMNAAIRGHKTVGIFSLEMSKEQLVDRLFASMLGVDSWKLQRGKLDDSDFQNMGPIMDELNKANIFIDDSVASSLPELRAKARRLQMEHGLDLLIIDYLQLMSTGNASYAGNRVQEISEISRALKQIGREIHVPVLALSQLSRAVETRPGNIPQLSDLRDSGSIEQDADVVLMMYREDYYEEDSSRPGMTDIYIRKHRNGPTGRVELMFKKEQMRFYDVDKAHSSARDTTDE from the coding sequence ATGGTACAGACGCTCACCGCCCCTCCCGCCGCGGCACGAACGGTAACGCCCATCGAAGCGCAGCCGCATTCCCTGGAAGCGGAGCGGACGGTGCTGGGGGCGCTGCTGCTGGACCCGGAGGCCATTGTGAAAGTAAGCGACCTCCTGGTTCCGGACGATTTTTACGATCCCGTCCACCGCCTCATCTACAAGGCCATTGCGGACCTGTTCCAGCAGCACGAGCCCATCGATTTCATCACGGTCACGAGCAAGCTGTCGGACGTCAAGAAGGTCCAGGATATCGGCGGGAGCGCCTTCTTGGCGGAGATGGCTTCCGCGGTGCCCACCTCCTCGCACGTCTACCAGTACGCCCAAATCGTCAAAACCAAAGCGGTGCACCGGCGCATCATAGAAGCCGGGCAGAAGATTTCGGGGTTGGGGTTCGATGTGGAACGACCGGTGGCGGATCTCCTCGACGAGGTGGAGAGGACGGTCTTCGCCATCACCAACACGTTCCTCAAGGAGAAGTTCATGCACATCCGGGAAGTGCTGGGCATGCGCTACGAGAAGTTCGCGGAACTGCACGAGGCGAAGGATGACGAGCACGTCAAAGGCGTCCCCACCGGCTTCCACGCCCTGGATTACAAGCTCTCCGGCTTCCAGCCCTCAGATCTCATCGTCCTCGCCGCGCGCCCCAGTATGGGGAAGACGAGTTTGGCGCTCAATATCGCCATGAACGCCGCCATACGCGGGCACAAGACCGTGGGCATCTTCTCCTTGGAAATGAGCAAGGAGCAGCTCGTGGACCGTCTCTTCGCCTCCATGCTCGGCGTGGATTCCTGGAAGCTCCAGCGCGGCAAGCTGGATGACAGCGACTTCCAGAACATGGGGCCCATCATGGACGAGTTGAACAAGGCGAACATCTTCATCGATGACTCCGTCGCCTCCTCCCTGCCGGAACTGCGCGCCAAGGCGCGGCGCCTGCAGATGGAGCACGGGCTGGACCTGCTCATCATCGACTATTTGCAGCTCATGAGCACGGGCAACGCGAGCTACGCCGGCAACCGCGTGCAGGAAATTTCGGAGATATCCCGCGCCCTCAAGCAGATCGGGCGCGAGATCCATGTGCCGGTCCTCGCCCTCTCCCAGCTCTCCCGCGCCGTGGAAACGCGTCCCGGCAACATCCCCCAGCTCTCCGACCTCCGCGATTCCGGCTCCATCGAGCAGGATGCCGACGTGGTGCTCATGATGTACCGCGAGGACTACTACGAGGAAGACAGCTCCCGTCCCGGCATGACGGACATCTACATCCGCAAGCACCGCAACGGGCCCACCGGCCGCGTGGAGCTGATGTTCAAGAAGGAGCAGATGCGGTTCTATGATGTGGATAAAGCACATAGTTCCGCGCGGGATACTACTGATGAATGA
- the recA gene encoding recombinase RecA, protein MEPSAQKKTQKQDPASLKFDAVKNALSEIKKKYGDGAIMNMGDVPVTSIPRVSSGSLSLDIALGGGVPLGRIIEIYGPESSGKTTLALHCISEVQKKGGRAAFIDAEHALDVTYAKKIGVDIDNLLVSQPDDGEQALEICETLVRSGGIEVIVVDSVAALTPRAEIEGMMGDSHMGLQARLMSQALRKLTAIVSKTNCSVIFINQLRMKIGVMFGNPETTTGGNALKFYASLRLDVRRIDKVLEKNGKEGPEGQEIVGNRTRVKVVKNKVAPPFRQAEFDILYAVGISKVGELLDLGVKYNILEKAGAFFRYGEETIGQGREQARLFLTQNPKLMKEVEEKIRTAASV, encoded by the coding sequence ATGGAGCCTTCCGCGCAGAAGAAGACCCAGAAGCAAGATCCCGCATCGTTGAAATTCGATGCCGTAAAGAACGCCCTCTCCGAGATCAAGAAGAAGTACGGCGACGGAGCCATCATGAACATGGGTGATGTCCCCGTCACCAGCATCCCGCGCGTATCCTCCGGTTCGCTCTCCCTGGACATTGCGCTGGGAGGAGGCGTGCCGCTGGGGCGCATCATCGAGATCTACGGCCCCGAGTCCTCGGGAAAGACCACGCTGGCGCTCCACTGCATCAGCGAGGTGCAGAAGAAGGGCGGGCGCGCGGCGTTCATTGATGCCGAGCATGCGCTGGACGTGACGTACGCCAAGAAGATCGGCGTGGACATAGACAACCTCCTCGTTTCGCAGCCGGATGACGGCGAGCAGGCGCTGGAGATCTGCGAGACGCTCGTCCGTTCGGGCGGCATCGAAGTGATCGTTGTTGATTCCGTGGCGGCCCTCACGCCCCGCGCGGAGATCGAGGGCATGATGGGAGATTCGCACATGGGGCTGCAAGCGCGTCTCATGAGCCAAGCGTTACGGAAACTGACGGCCATCGTCTCTAAGACCAACTGCTCCGTGATCTTCATCAACCAATTGCGCATGAAGATCGGCGTCATGTTCGGCAACCCGGAGACCACCACGGGCGGCAACGCGCTCAAGTTCTACGCTTCCCTCCGTCTGGACGTGCGCCGCATCGACAAAGTGCTGGAGAAGAACGGCAAGGAGGGCCCGGAAGGCCAGGAGATCGTGGGGAACCGCACGCGCGTGAAGGTGGTGAAGAACAAGGTTGCACCTCCCTTCCGCCAGGCGGAGTTCGACATCCTCTACGCCGTAGGCATCAGCAAGGTGGGCGAGCTGCTCGACCTGGGCGTCAAATACAACATCCTGGAAAAGGCCGGCGCATTCTTCCGCTACGGCGAGGAGACCATCGGGCAGGGGCGGGAACAGGCGCGGCTCTTCCTCACGCAGAACCCCAAGCTGATGAAGGAGGTGGAGGAGAAGATCCGCACGGCGGCAAGCGTATGA